CCCTGAACTGAACTAACGTTGTCAGTTTTTGCAGTTTGCAAACATCTTCAATTAGAGTTAATTGTTATCACTATAAATGACAGTTCTTATATATTTTCCTACCTTGATGATGAGAAAGTGAAACAATATTTGCCCATCCATATTTAACAGATGTGCCACTCGTACCTTTCAAGATGCAGTTTTAACATTGTAAAGCAAAAGCATGTTATTTGATAAAAGCAGTTCTGAGACCTCTGCCTCGTTGAGCTGAGTCAATGTTGACATATTTTGACAAATTTTTTTTCCGCATTCTCTTTACAAATGCAAAAcgcaaggaaaaaaaagtatgcgCCGTTTTATCCGTGATACATGTATGCAAAAACGTCTACTGTCTCAATTATGACACAAAAACCAGAGAAGATCAGAccactttttttgttaaaagcaTCCAATAAACAtctatgttttaaaatatagttttctgAGAAGAATTTCTTGTATTAGACTTCAGAGTCAAAACTATGTAACATTAGATTAGAGCGATGGGTGCTCTTATCTTTCCAATAATTGACTGTCCATGTTTCTCACGACCGATAACCTAGTATGAGTTAAGATAAATACGTGGCaaccttctttcagccagctgatcaTTAATcggcagcaacaggtggggggtGGGAGGGCTCCAAACAGCGGGAGCCACTCCCCAACTTCCTTTGGCATCTAATTCAAACAACTGTAAACCGTAAAAACAATATGACTGATACTTTCTTGCGGCAACCTGTTAAAACCTCGATAAAGAGGAGAGTTAAAGAAAGAGGAAGACTGAGAGCACAGATCTGATTATCACCCtcgcagtttttttcttttttttctttctgcggGAATTTAATGCAAACTGGTGCAGCTTGCATGCTGCAGGCAATGCGAACGAGCAGCAGGACACACAGAATATCACTAGATCAGATTTTcatggtaagaaaaaaaaaattaatcctttgttgggccttttttttccaaagaaagCCACAGAAGAAAACAGATCCTTCTCGTAGAGTATCATTTCTGAATCGACTGTTCTTCTGCTTGTAAAGAAATACGGGTCAGTAACTTGTGCGTGCGGCTGTTGTAAAAGCTGAGGTTCAATTATAGGATTACAGGCCGAGTGTGTTGTCTCAGATAAGCCTGGCTGATGTCCAGTTTATTGAAAACTCTAGAGTGCTTTTACAGGGTTGCCTTAAAACAACCAGACAGCTGTTTACTCCTCCAGAGCCGCATACGTTTcctgagggtaaaaaaaactgaatgccagtttttttgttttttttttcttcgttccTCCAGCCCAGACCTGCATTTGGTTCGATTGAGCTGTTTAATGGGGCTCTGGTCTGGATTTGCTATCAGTTTATTGCTGCCAGCTGGGTTTCTTTGTCAGGCGCTGTTGTCAGCTAATGATTAGACCATGAGTCATTGCTCAAAATCTGAACTGATCTTATTGGCCGAAACATCCGCTTAAAAGAACAAGTTGCTCTTTTTTAGTTGAATAGGCTTGTCTACATGTTTTTCAAATCTGTTATTGTAGTTAATAAGCGTATAAACTAAACCATGTAAATGGTTTAAAGATATTGCTAATCAGTAATCAGAATCGATCAAAAGATTTGTCTGAATGATGAACACCTTCCTTGCAGTGATATTTATAAAACGGAGTCTGTATAGTTTCTCAAATTCTAATTTAATCCACATCAATCCAAATATTGGGACTTCCATTaagaaatgtaggaaaataacCTGGGGAGAGTAACTAAGGTATATAgagattattttcattgttaatCAACCTAACATCTATTTTCTAAcgatttaatttgaaaaaaaaaaaagaaacaaatatatCACTAATTCAGTTGTACTGCTACCTGGGCAAAAGGGAATGTCTTctggaaaaatatacaaaatggGGTTTCGCTGCCAAGAAGTCCGAGTTCCAATATCTAACGTCAATTTGAGGAACAGTTTGGGAGGACTTTGAAGTTTCCGGGCCATCTTTTGTCCATCTGGTTCTCAAACCAGTGACTTGCCATCAAAGTAACACAAAAAAGGACGGCTTTCTTTTCGTGTCAGACTGGCTGTTTACTTTTTCACAATCAACTTGTTTTTCAGCTTCAGGTTCCAGCTTCTGTCCCTCAGTCAGCTAGACAGTCATCTTCTGCTCCAGCAGTGGTTGAGTCACTTGGAGGTCTGGATGGTTCTCACTTTGGAGGATAGAAAGTAAAAGCAAAGATTTAGCAGGAATTAAAATAACTAGTTGAATGTAGTGTTGCAAAATGGTgcaaaatggcaaaaaacattttacaccaCCAAATCTCACAAGttgatcatattttgttttgACTCGGCTAGGCAAACCTCTTTTCGGTTCTACGGTTTCCTTTCTCCCTGTATGGGTCTTATGAAACAGCCGCTGATCAGTGGGAGCTTTCGGGGTAGGAGTCTTCTAGTGGTGctaatcaaccaatcagaagcagcCTCTGCAGAACATATTGTGCCAGAAAGCTAATAAGAAAAATGCAATCTAAAAAGTCATTATGCTAAACTTTTTAGACTCAGGGAGGGATTACGGAAGATAGACAAACTATATTTCATGATTTTATGCCTGGAACATATTTCACTTTCTGGCTTTCAAACATCCGATTTTTCTATTGAATTAAGACACAAGACAGTTCATATTGAGGGTTTCAGAGATTCCTTACTATTTAAAGTAATCTAATAGTGGCGACAGTATTTTAAATGCTTCCGAGATTTCTAAATTAGAAAATTAAGATCAATCTTATATGGCGTCACTTTGCACAGCTCTGTCTATGGTCTGTCCACATTGCTCTTCCGCACAcaccttcctcttcctctcataaacttgtaagacagtttgcttcttgcgactctcagcgaGAGGAAACTAGCAACACACAatggcgttacgtgagcacaTCACAAAGACTGGCatatgggacaaccaatagatacgATGATTGCCCACTATGCCTTTAAGTGAAAAGTCAGATTTGGGGTTGTATGTTCACTACAGTGTCATGCCTCGAATGAAATGCGACGTCCAGTTTAGATTTGATCTGTCTTTGTCTCTATACAACGATGGATGCACGTGTCCTCTTTTTTCCGTGTTTGGGCTGACTCTGTGTGTTCTAACTGTGCCACCCTTTCCACCCAGGTGCCGCCGAGATGAGCTGCAGGGAGCTGCGTTCCACCCGCTACATCACCGACGGATCGTGCCGCAGCGCCAAGCCCATCCGGGAGCTGCTCTGCTCAGGGCAGTGCCTTCCCGCCCACCTCATGCCCAACTCCATCGTCCGTGGGAAGTGGTGGAGAAACAGCGCCGCGGACTACCGTTGCATCCCGGCGCACTCCAGGACACGAAGGGTCCAGCTGCAGTGCCCGAACGGGAACACCCGGACTTACAAAATCCGCGTGGTCACCTCCTGCAAGTGCAAGCGCTTCAGGCCCCACCACAACCAGTCGGTTCCCAAGGAGGTGCCCAAGAGGCAGCCCAGCAGGAAGCACAGCCGCCTGTCACAGGATCGGAGCAGCAACAACACGCCGCTGCTAGACAACGCATACTAAAGCAGCCAGGGACCGAACACCTATACATGTTACTCATAAACCAACATATCTCCTTCATACAGCGAAGAGATGCAAGAGAAAACTCAAAGCGAGCGAATTCATAAGCTAATTTCTGGACTGATTCTTTGCATGACAACACGGATCAGCGCCAGCAGTGACTGGAAAGGAGGCGACCTGCCGGGTCTTTCTTTCAAACAAAGTTCTTGTAAAGTTAATCAGAATACTTCCCCCAAGCTTCAACCCCCATCTGTGCAAACATCCAACGGATGCAGAACCCTAACTCAGTTTAACTCTCCAAGGGTGCATCTTCTCTCTAGAGCGGTCTTAATCCATGGTGGTTGGGACGCTGACAGGATTTTCAGAGGCTCCCTGAAAGCTGACTCTAGACAGACCGGTCAATCACAGCAGCTCCTTTCTCAAAATTAGCAACAAAAAGTCGGAAGAGACAAAGAAATAAAGGTTGGGGAGGGGGCTGGGTGGGGGAGTTTGCAGTAGGTCTTCCTGCGACTCCCCATAATTAGCTCATTCCTGTGTTAGGATTGAGTCGTACAAAGCAATTTCCTCTAGATATCAGCAGTTCCTGTTTGCTGGGGTCACGCAGAAAGAAAGTGCACATGGTGTGTAGGAGGCATCAGAAAGCCTTACGCAGGGGCAGAGCTCTCTCCATCACACCCACACTGGAATTCTGTTGCAGCGGGCCAAGCTGAGCGGGGATGGACCCAGAATCCATCTGTCGTGCAAGCCAGCAGGATTCAAGAAAGCCCCACTCCTTTCTGTAAATAATCCAGGCAAGAAACAGACGAAGACCATCaaaaacttaaataattatttcgATTCTCAATGTACTGCAGGAAGAGGACGCAGCGATGCCCAGCGTGCCTCGAGTTTAACTGAACTTACAGAGAATATTGACGACATTCCCACTAATTGTCATCTcagcaatatattttttttaccctcttaCATTTCTTCAAAAGTTCTAATGTTTGCTGCATTCTCCCCTTCAAAACATACATGGAAATGGCAACTGGAAAGAAGTTCAGCATATCAAACCTGCGCGCGCCTCGCAGGGATGGAGGGAAGAGACCCAAAGAAGGACTCTTTTAAAAAGAATGAactgcatatttattttttatgtccacatttaaattatttatgcaACTTTTTGTAGCAACTGATAGTCATAATTGTCATATAGTGTgatagagaaaataaaagattataCAGTACATGAATAAAAGGCAGATATATTTCAACAACCCtgtctttttggtatttttttttgtgtttgaagGAGTAACGTATTGCTTGTTTATTGTAGTTATGTAGTTTATGGGATGGATGAAAAAGTTTTAAgcagatataaaaacaaaatatcttgtaaattcttttattatttttacaagtAATGAGGCAGTATTCATAATGagatacatttaaaagaaaagtagGGACTATGGACAGTTGGCCAATGTGAATTAGAATATGATTAGAAAATGTTAGTATTTTGCAGATTTATTACAGATTTGTAATGATTACTGCTGGGGAACCCagtattcagccggacacagagttacgttttcaaaagttttattctgaggatgagtagtggcagctgaggcaggcaagcagaatcagacttgacagatgagttatggcagatggtgcaggcaggcagggatgagcaggtgaccagaggatgcaggtagaAACAGAGAAGAACGGGCGATTTGGACcaggggaaccaccagaacaggcagagcgagcggctggaactcacgggggaaacaggcagacttgtgcagcatgCTGACACATGCAACTTTCAACaaaagagtccagctggctgagcacacaggaggCAGAGCACATCACAAAGGAGAAGACGACGTCAGATgagatgagacgttctggccGGGATGAGTTGgttgaggcaggtatatgtagacaggtgaacggagttgactaattagtgcagcaggtggatctgattagGAGGAAGGTAttggctggaaggagactgagctgattggatagtggctgagcAGTGAAGCTGATctaagaaaagtccaaaataaataatcaaaaaccTAAATTATGacaagagtgaaatatttcaaccaTTTATTCCTGTCAACCTTAGTGATTATGGCTTGCAGTATTTTCAAAAattcagttaaaataaaaaataaaaaatatttcaaagggGACTTCATGGGGAGGACCTGCAGATCTGACATCCAAGCAGATTATGGAAAGTTAAGCGACAGAGAAAATAGTGGTTGAAAAAGGTGCAATTCTGGGGATGTGGAGGGTCATACTAAGACCTTCAGTTAAcacctttacatttttttttaaagtttttttattcattacatcttttttttctttttcttttgagaGGGCTGCACGGTGGCCCAGTTGTTAACACTGATGCCTTGTACCAAGAAGGTCCTGGCTTCCTGCTCTGGCCCAAAGTCTTTCTTAATGGATTCTGCAAGATATTTACGGGTACTCCAGAATCCTCCCACTGtaccaaaaatataaatagtAGGTCAACTGAGTTCTCCAGATTGCCCCTAggcttgtatgtgtgtgtatgtgtgcatggtttctttgtcctgtgtgtgcCCTGTAAAGGACTGACAACCTGGCAAAGGTATCCTTGGCCTTTTGAGCAAATGACAGCTGCAAAGGGGCACAAGCCGTCCGTGACCCAGCATCCACATAAACAATGGATAGACAGATGGATGTATTTTCAGATGCCTttgcatgatttaaaaaaaaaaaaaaggtaaacccCTTTTGGTGTATACAATTTGGCATTTCATACAGTCCAATGTTTGATGCCACAAGTTACAACATAAACCTAAAGCATCATTATCTCACCTCCATGCTTATCAGTTCCAGAGTAAGTCCTCGGCTGTTTTACTCCACACCCAGTGATAGAAAACATGATTATAAGGAACCCTAAAATAAAGAGACATACCTAAATAAACAAgcctgttttgtatttttcttacatGTTCAAATAAGGTAActtatttctttacatttctaGATGATAGTAGAGCTGTAAGCAGCAGGTGTTATTGTATGTTGTCTTAGAAAACGTGGGGTATTCTGTTTAATTTGCCATTCGATTAAAAGATGAGCCAATTTCTCAACCGGCAAGGGATAAAAATATTGCGTTCTCCGGAGAGCATCTGAATGGTTCAGTTGTATCTCAATTATTTTTTACTCTgttaaactaattaatttcactaatttagttttaaaaatcaaaactgtTATGTCGTATAGTCTCGTTCCACACAGAGTAATATCTATCAGGTCCTTCTGTTAATACTAATGAATGTAGctcacagctaatgaaaacacagaacTGCTGTATCGAGGACATGATGGGAAACGATAGTTATCAAGCAAGTAGTCTCTGACACCACCCACAATGAGAGTAATCCACAAAAGATCGTTAACAAATAAAGTGGTTGTTTACAGAGTGCTCTAGTACATTAAAttaaagttaagtggaagggaAGAAGTGTGCTAGAATAGAGTGTGCATGGGATAACCAGAACCTTGAGAGTATTGGAGAGCGAAGCTCAAACTGTGGAGTACTGTCAAGAGGAGAGACACCAGAGCTGATAACCTGAAGGCCACTATTAAAGCACTCCAGGCTTCCTTATCACCTCGACAGTGCCCCAACTTCTTCACCTCCATGCCTTGAtccagtaattcatgcaaaccAAGTACTGGGTGCATATATTGCATAGTAAATCCAACAACACAATGATGCAAAAATGAACAGAGATAAATGCCTAAACTCTGCATGCAATGAATCCATACAAGGTTTCACTTTTCAAATGGaattgctaaaataaataaacttttttcatGATACTGCGCTTCATTAAGATGCACCGTGGCTGTAGATGTAGCTAAAGACCGAATGTTAATAACAACTAAATGAAGTGAGTTACATCACAGCAGGCCGTCCTGTGTGGAGAAACTCAAACGTGGCAACGAAGGCGTTGCAGGAAAACCAGCATTCCTCACTGTGACATTTCAGTCACAGCTCAAGCATTTCTTTGTACATGGTAGATGCACCCATCATCCTGCATCAGTCCTCTCCGCCTTTCATCCCTTGAGGCTTTCGGCTCGCTACACTGCAGGTTTTAGAGATGGAGATGTTGTTGAAAGCTGGTTATATCCAGTGCCAACTTACAAACTTTGCAAACCCTCAAACTTTGTTTTCGTGTCCAGGCATAGCAAGAAGTGTTTGCTTCCCAGCTAAATGAGAAGTCAAATATAACACAGAAAATCACTGCGGTAACTATAATTGAGTTTGTCCTCCACTGTGCCAATGCAGAATGGCGGATATTGCATTTCACTACATCATCCATTATGTGCATTCATTATGTCATGTTCAAGCCCTGTTTTCCAAGTGAGAACTGACCGCCCTGCTTTCAATAAGCCAACTAACATGGGACAAGTAGGCTGAGAAATTCAATAACATTTCCGTAGGAACACtgcgcctgtgtgtgtgttgatgcTGTCATGTGTTAAATTCGGAAACCCGCAGATGACCCTTGGGTCAGGCCGGATTCACTCCAAGAAACGTCCACAGCACTTCGTTTAGGTCCCGATGTAAGCATCATCGGTTACGTTTAGAATACCAGGTGCACAAGTCCCACAGGGTTCCTGCTCGGCTGCAAGGCCGGGAACTACAGCTCAAACCACAACGGTTCACAAACAGCCCCCCTGTTGAATCATGGTCCCTTGGAAGAATATTTATAGATCTGATATATTGGCTTTAACAAAGAATTGCCTTCTTTTTTCAACATGTGGGCAAGGCAAATGACAAAAGAgtgctgtggggaaaaaaaatcctattaaaCACACTTTAGCTCTGTGTGCAGAACCCTGGCTTACATTTAAAGTGACAGTTTTCTAAAATAATCATAGCTGTGTCGTGCTTTGACTATAAAGTAAAAATTCTTGCTATGGTTTCCTCATTTGAATTCATATGGTGAGATGGGAAAATATGGATCTACACTCACAGGTCACCTCATAAGGCCCacctgtttatttaatttagtggAAAATCAACGGATCACATGGTAGGAGCTCAGTACAATCAAGCAAGCATTTAGATGTGGTGACGATGGTTTGCAGTTGAAGTTAAGTATCATGATGGTGAAGAAGCATGGTTCAAATGACTTTGAAAGAGGAATGGTTGTTGATGCCAGAAGAGCTGGCCTTCGCATTTCAGAAAGTGCTGATTAACCGGGATTTTATAGACATTCtctctggttaaaaaaaaataaaaaaataaaaaaaaaaagaaaatatccagtCAGAGGTAGCTGTGtagataaaaatgtgttgttgaTGTCAGATGTCAGAACAGAATGGGCAGACTGGATTCAAGatggtgaaaagaaaaatagccaAAATCAAATGAATTCTGAAAGCATAAGAGGGTTCCACCCTATACCTGTAatgtgtacctaataaagtggctgataagtgtaacctttttttttatttgttcatttttcatGTTCATTTTGCAGAGCTGACTTCTGGTTTATCACACAGAGAGAAAGCTATGAAGAAGAACTGGTTCAAGCGCTGTCAACTTTGACATACCTCATGTTCTGCCAAATGCAAACAAGAGGCAGTCAAATAAAACTGACTATAAATCATCTGCATGTACAGAGATGCCTGACGGATGCTGTTTTTTGCCAGAGGAATCTGATTCCGCACAGCACCAGTGGAAATTCTGGAGGTGGCATTCAAAGCAAACGAAAAAGTCTCCGTCACACACCAGCAACTTGCCCATATAAAGTCCTTTAAAGTGTTGGGTTTCTGGTCAGCTGCCTGCGCAGTAAAATCTCTCAGACTGCTAAAGATGTTTATGGAGACAGAACATACAGTCAGAACTGTACAACATTTTCAGATTGTTCTGGATGtctttcaaaatattttctttggatgtggacttcttttttttaaaccaattttCTATCCAATAGATATCCTTTTTAAGTAGAAGCCCACCAGTCTTTgataaaaaaactttgaaagacaTTCAAGAGTCTGGACAATTACTGATCAGGACCACTTTAAAACATCACAATTAAGTCTGACTCGTCCAAAGCAAAGCTTTAACAAAGGAGGGGTGAAAACATATTCGGGGCTTCACTAAAAGGAACGACACCTGCAATCAGAAAAATCTCCAACACTCTTATAGTTTACTGTCAGGCCTTCCAGTTATGATTTTTCAGGGGTGTAAGCTATTGCATCAGTTAAACACATATGGACAATGATGAATATTCGAGGACGGATGTTTATGCTCCACCAGCCACTcttaaaaacagatgaaaaccagaggagaTTACTAGCAGTAGCCTGAATGATAGAGAAATGCAGATGGTCCAACACAATTTTTTGttcctccagcagcacggaaACCAGAAGGAGGGAATTTCCTTTTGCTCCACCAGTTAGAAGTGAAACAAGGAagtgtcaaaaagctgaacgcCGATGGTGAAAGACTGGACTCcgggttcactatgacatctataaagataGACTTTACATACATTATATAACTTGGAACTGAAAATGCaaggaatctttcttctctgagattatCAGCAAATCTATTAATAATGCCCGTGCCTTATTTACCACAGTggacaggttaacaaaccctccCTTGACTGTGGCATCTGCACTTCACACTACTATGGCTTGCTAcaaatttgctaacttctttactgagcaAATTCAAATGATTAGAGGATCAATCTGTACATCCACGtcaagttcagtaccaaagttATCTCCAACTAGAACTGATCTGGACAAAAtatcccaattcagccaaataaacttcAAAAGCTTGGAATAAATCATACACCaactaagttcctcctcctgctgcctagATGTTCTATCCACAGCTTCCTTTAAGAACGTTTTGCCTGTCGTAGcctctgatttgactcagataataaacacgtctcTTATGCCAGGTGTATTCCCCCAggccctaaaaacagcaatcatcaaaccactgttgaaaaagaacaatttggacaaactacttctgcagaactacaggcccatctcatacattccctttatcagtaagattattgaaaaagctgtgtttcaagaACTAAagaccttcttaacaatgaccaacCGCTTTCACCTTTTCCACTTAGGTTTCTGtactcaccacagtacagagaccatTAAACACCTtctcaaggtgtttaatgacaccaatataaatacagactgtggaagaaacaCAGcactggtattattggaccccAGTGTAgtatttgatactgtcgatcactccattcagTTAGAGCACATGg
Above is a genomic segment from Fundulus heteroclitus isolate FHET01 chromosome 10, MU-UCD_Fhet_4.1, whole genome shotgun sequence containing:
- the sost gene encoding sclerostin produces the protein MQVSVALIVSSSALLLLRLQGCCAAAKGWKEKKNGATEILPNRRENTRPPHEAILQTSNNNNNNNNNNNNTLNNRAKSGGRTSSSNTAPYSAAEMSCRELRSTRYITDGSCRSAKPIRELLCSGQCLPAHLMPNSIVRGKWWRNSAADYRCIPAHSRTRRVQLQCPNGNTRTYKIRVVTSCKCKRFRPHHNQSVPKEVPKRQPSRKHSRLSQDRSSNNTPLLDNAY